Proteins from a single region of Natrinema amylolyticum:
- a CDS encoding ABC transporter permease, whose protein sequence is MYIIKRLGQAFVTFIAVITVTFGLIRAIPGGPADHIRAQVMRNRGADGVSMAEINSLTEAYTNYDPSTPVYVQYFDYVTNILQGDLGQSMSFAGKSVSELIIKAAPWTIFLLTMAILLTFAIGIVLGAVMAYREGSRFDTGSTVFAMFLNSVPYYVAAIFLVYLLSIQLSIFPQSGNYAIGIEPGLTPIFISDVFYHATLPIASLVLTGFGGVAITMRGNSIQEIGEDYIRVAHLRGVPGRRIAVRYVGRNALLPMYTNLMISVGFMFGGSVILEEIFAYPGLGSYLLQAIHARDYPLMMGIFLVITAAVLLCILIADLTYGMIDPRVSEGEGKEAY, encoded by the coding sequence ATGTACATAATAAAGCGACTGGGACAAGCATTTGTTACGTTCATCGCGGTAATCACGGTGACGTTTGGACTGATACGGGCGATACCGGGCGGACCGGCGGACCACATCAGAGCACAAGTCATGCGGAACCGCGGGGCGGACGGCGTGAGCATGGCCGAAATCAACTCGCTGACCGAGGCGTACACGAACTACGATCCCTCGACTCCGGTGTACGTTCAGTACTTCGATTACGTTACGAACATCCTGCAAGGGGATCTGGGCCAATCGATGTCGTTCGCCGGCAAGAGCGTCAGCGAACTCATCATCAAGGCCGCCCCGTGGACGATCTTCCTGCTCACGATGGCGATCCTGCTCACGTTCGCGATCGGTATCGTGCTCGGCGCGGTCATGGCGTACCGAGAAGGGAGCCGATTCGACACCGGGTCGACGGTCTTCGCGATGTTCCTGAACTCGGTCCCCTACTACGTCGCGGCGATCTTCCTGGTGTACCTCCTCTCTATTCAGTTGAGTATCTTCCCGCAGTCGGGGAACTACGCCATCGGGATAGAGCCGGGACTGACGCCCATCTTTATCTCCGACGTATTCTACCACGCGACGCTTCCGATCGCGTCCCTCGTTCTCACCGGATTCGGCGGGGTCGCGATTACGATGCGAGGGAACTCGATCCAAGAGATCGGGGAGGACTACATCCGGGTAGCACACCTCCGAGGCGTCCCCGGACGCCGGATCGCGGTCCGGTACGTCGGTCGGAACGCGCTGCTGCCGATGTACACCAACCTGATGATCTCCGTCGGATTCATGTTCGGTGGCTCGGTCATCCTCGAAGAGATCTTCGCCTACCCCGGCCTGGGAAGCTACCTCCTGCAAGCGATCCACGCCCGCGATTACCCGCTCATGATGGGGATCTTCCTCGTCATCACCGCTGCCGTTCTGCTCTGTATCCTGATCGCGGATCTCACCTACGGGATGATCGATCCGCGAGTCAGCGAGGGCGAAGGCAAGGAGGCCTACTGA